One window of Quercus robur chromosome 12, dhQueRobu3.1, whole genome shotgun sequence genomic DNA carries:
- the LOC126709581 gene encoding F-box protein AFR: protein MTIPGSSSKLETKDSEEADKNSVPLIPGLPDHIVELCLLRVPYPEQPLVRSVCSSWKRFITDPTFLVTRNALSLSLPYVFVSAFHKSTARIQWHALDPRSGRWFVLPPMPECPPGFVCVSLPRQGKLFVLGGVGSDTESSTQSTIMYRSSTNQWSVLSPMLTPRSCFAAGSINGKIITVGGGGTSSTGAITAVESYDPEGDTWTPVANMDTCLKRYDSAVVGNKMYVTEGWTWPVRFSPRGGVYDPDCDTWREASQAMREGWTGLSVVLGDRLFVISEYGDCPLKVYDPDCDTWRYVGGQKFPREEMNKPLAVNGVDGKICVVSFGLKVALGKVGEVGNGDFKVEWEIVDGPEAFRDFSALNCQVLYG, encoded by the coding sequence ATGACAATTCCGGGGTCTTCATCGAAGCTAGAAACCAAAGATTCCGAAGAAGCTGACAAGAATTCTGTGCCGTTGATCCCAGGTTTACCAGACCACATCGTCGAGCTCTGTCTTCTTCGTGTTCCATACCCAGAACAACCTTTGGTACGTTCAGTTTGTTCCTCATGGAAAAGGTTCATCACCGACCCAACTTTTCTTGTCACCAGAAAtgctctctcactctctttgcCTTACGTATTCGTTTCTGCATTTCACAAATCAACGGCCAGGATTCAGTGGCATGCTCTTGACCCCAGGTCCGGCCGTTGGTTTGTCTTGCCTCCGATGCCAGAGTGCCCTCCTGGCTTTGTGTGTGTCTCACTGCCACGTCAGGGGAAACTCTTTGTTTTGGGTGGGGTGGGATCAGATACGGAGAGTTCCACACAGAGCACGATCATGTACCGTTCATCAACCAATCAATGGTCGGTTTTGTCTCCCATGCTGACCCCACGATCGTGTTTCGCAGCTGGGAGTATTAATGGGAAGATCATAACCGTTGGCGGAGGTGGGACCAGCTCAACTGGGGCGATCACAGCCGTTGAGTCTTATGACCCAGAAGGTGACACGTGGACTCCGGTAGCTAATATGGACACGTGCTTGAAAAGGTACGATTCTGCTGTGGTCGGTAACAAGATGTACGTTACGGAAGGGTGGACGTGGCCGGTAAGATTTTCGCCGAGGGGTGGGGTGTACGACCCTGATTGTGACACGTGGCGAGAGGCAAGTCAAGCGATGAGGGAGGGGTGGACAGGACTGAGTGTTGTTTTGGGTGACAGGCTGTTTGTGATATCAGAGTATGGAGATTGTCCATTGAAGGTGTACGATCCTGATTGTGACACGTGGCGGTACGTGGGTGGACAAAAGTTCCCACGTGAGGAAATGAATAAGCCCTTGGCTGTGAATGGTGTGGATGGGAAAATTTGCGTGGTGTCATTTGGATTGAAGGTCGCTCTAGGGAAAGTAGGTGAAGTTGGAAATGGAGATTTTAAGGTAGAGTGGGAAATAGTGGATGGTCCTGAGGCTTTTCGCGACTTCTCTGCTTTGAATTGCCAGGTGCTTTATGGATAA